The following is a genomic window from Micrococcus cohnii.
CGGACTGTTCGCCTTCGCCGCGATGCAGCAGATCCTCGAACTGGTCATGGGCCCCGGCCCGGCGGCCCTGCAGTCCGTCCGCATGGGCTTCACCGCGGCCATCGCGCTGAGCGTGCTGATGATCCCGGTCGTGGTCCGCTCGACGGAGGAGATGCTCCGCGTCGTCCCGAACGAGCTGCGCGAGGGCTCCTATGCGCTGGGCGTGCGCAAGTGGCGCACCATCTCGAAGGTCGTGCTGCCCACCGCGATCTCTGGCATCGCCTCGGGCATCACCCTGGCGATCGCCCGCGTGGCCGGTGAGACCGCCCCGATCCTGGTGACCGCCGGTTTCGCCGCCGCGATCAACACGAACCCGTTCTCCGAGTGGATGACCGCACTGCCGGTGTTCATCTACCGTCAGCTGGTGTCACCGACCTCTCCCGCCACGGGCGATCCGTCGCTGCAGCGCGCGTGGGCCGCGGCGTTCGTGCTCATCGTCATCGTGATGAGCCTGAACCTGCTCTCCCGCATCATCGCCAAGTCCTTCGCACCCAAGACCGGCCGGTGACCGGGACGTGGCCGGCGCTCCCCGCGCCGGCCACGTCCAGTCCAGCTCTCCCAGACTCCCGCTTCGCCAAGCGATCCCGTAAAGGAAACTGCACTCATGTCCAAGCGCATCCAGGCCATCGACGTCGACGTGTTCTACGGCAAGTTCAAGGCCGTCGAGGGTGTCAACATCGACATCGCTCCTCGCTCCGTCACCGCGTTCATCGGCCCGTCCGGCTGCGGCAAGACCACCTTCCTGCGCAGCATCAACCGCATGCACGAGGTGCTTCCGAACGCCCACGTCGACGGTCAGCTGCTGCTCGACGGTGAGGACATCTACGCCAAGGGCGTGGACCCGGTGACCGTCCGTTCGCAGATTGGCATGGTCTTCCAGCGCCCGAACCCGTTCCCGACGATGTCGATCCGTGACAACGTCCTGGCCGGGTACAAGCTCAACGGCACCCGCCTGAACAAGTCGGACTCCGATGCGATCGTCGAGCGCTCCCTGCGCGGCGCCAACCTCTGGAACGAGGTCAAGGACCGCCTCGACAAGCCGGGCTCCGGCCTCTCGGGCGGTCAGCAGCAGCGTCTGTGCATCGCCCGCACCGTGGCGGTGTCGCCCGACATCATCCTCATGGACGAGCCGTGCTCCGCGCTCGACCCGATCTCGACGCTGGCCGTCGAGGACCTGATCAACGAGATGAAGGAGGAGTACACGGTCATCATCGTCACGCACAACATGCAGCAGGCCGCGCGTGTGGCGGACAAGACCGCGTTCTTCAACATCCAGGGCGTGGGTGAGCCGGGCAAGCTCATCGAGTACGACGCGACGACGAACATCTTCAACAACCCGTCGAACCAGCAGACCGAGGACTACGTCTCCGGCCGCTTCGGCTGATCCTGGAGGCGTCCTGGTCAGCGCGGACGCGACACCACCGGCCCCGTCCTCCGACCCCGGTCGGAGAGCGGGGCCGGCCTGTGTGCCGGGCCGCCTCCGAGGCCGACGGCTCAGGTGAACGCGAGGGCGAGCCCGGTGAGCCCGAACGCGGCGCCCAGACACACGGCCGGCGTGGCCAGCCACCACCCGGCGACGCGGAACACCTGCCCCCACCGCACGGAATGGAAACGCTGGTCCTGGCCCGCCCCGACGGTCGAGGCGACGGTGGTGTGCGTGCTGGAGATCGGCACGTGCAGCAGGATCGACCCGAAGAACAGCCACCCCGCGGCGGATGCCGAGGCGACGGCGGCTCGCAGCGGGTCGAGGGAGACCAGGCGCTCGGTCATGGTGCGGCCGATGCGCCAGGACCCGCCGAGGAACCCGAACGCGGAACACACGGCGAAGGCCAGCAGTGGCGCCCAGACGACGGTTTCGTCCAGGGGCAGATCGGACGGCACATCGTGGTGCAGCGAGTCGGCGGCAAGCACCGCGGTCCCCCAGAGCAGGCCGATCCGCTGCCCAGACTGGATGCCGTGCCCGAACGCTGTGGCCGAGCTGGCGATGGAGAGGCTGATGCGTGCCCGCCGCTGCACCCGCACAGTGGAACCGGTGCTGCCCAGCCGCACGATCGGCGGCACGAGCAGACGGGCGCTGAGCAGGGCGAGCACGGGGGTCAGGAGAAGCCCGAACACCAGCTGTTCGCGCATCTGCGGCCCCATCGACGCAGGGTCGCCGACGCCCGCGCTCACGTGCGCCGCGAAGCTCGCTCCCCACAGGCCGGCCAGCATCGCGTGGGTCGTGGAGCCGGGCACGCGCCGCCACCACAACAGCAGGCCCCAGAGCGCGGCCACGAGGACCCCGACCGTCAGGACCAGAAGGCCGACGACGCCGTGGCCGTGGGCCTGGAAGAAGAACCGGACGTTGTAGGTGAGCAGCACGGTGCCCACGATGACCCCCAGCAAGTTCATCAGGGCGGCGGTCTGCACGGCGATGCGCGGGGTGAGCGCCCGGAACCGGGCGGCCAGGGCGACGGCGTTGGGGGCGTCGGTGAACGCGGTGACCAGACTCAGTGCGCAGACGACGAGGAACGCGGCGCCGAGACCGAGCGCCGAGCCGAGGTCGGCGGGCATCACGACTCGCGCACCAGCACGGCCCCGAGGTGCACGTTCACCTCGTGCAGCGCCTGCATGGCGGCCTCGATCGCCCAAGCGATCTCGCGCTGCCGGTTGAAGTCCCGCTGGAGCAGATCGTCGCCGAGGGACGCGAGCCACTCCATGAGCACCCGGTCGGTGCGCCGGGAGGCGCGCAGCAGCTGCATCCAGGTCTCCTCGAGCGTGTCGAGGTCGCGCAGCTGCGCGGGCACGCGGCCCAGCAGATCCGCTTGCATGCTGATCGTCTCGAGCAGGTCCAGCGCCGGCTGGGGGAGCGAGTCGAATCGGCCGTGGTGCACCAGCAGTCCGCTGCCGACGACGCGCTGGACCGCCGTGTGGACGCCGGCGGCCAGCACGTAGAGGTCCTGGCGCGGCAACGGGGTCACATAGGAGCTGCGCAGGGCCGTCAGGAACGACATGAGCGAGGCCGTGGCGTCGGCGTCGAGATCGGTGAGCTCGCGTTCGGCGGCGTCGAGGGAGGCGCCGGTCGAGGCCGGCGTCTGTGCGACGACCCGGACGCACCGGCTGAGTGCGTCGGAGAGGGCGACCATATGCCGCAGGGCGGGGGTGTCGCGGGTGGTCAGCCACGGGGTGCGCTGCGTGCTCACGCGGGTCGGCCTCTCTGGGTTCGTGACGGCGGTGCCTCGTGCCGGCGGCGCGGCGTGCGCGAGGCAGGAGGGCGGCGTCGACGCGGTGAACGGGATCGAGTGTGATGCCGGGCCGGGAACGCCTCTCGGCGGAAGGCCGCTCGCAGCGGCAGAATGTTGGAGCCCGGGGTTACCAGCGGCCCGGCACCACAGGATCTAGTCTAACGAGCCGTCCCGCCAGGCTCGACCGGCCTGCTCGAGGTGCTCGGCGGTGCTGAGCAGCCGCTCCGCCTGGACGGTCAGCCGTCGAGCGCGATCGGGGGAGGCGGCCTCGAGCCCCTCGGCGTGGTGCACCTGACCCAGCGCGACGACGCGGGCGTAGGCGGCGGCTCGCGTGAGGGCGGCGTCGAGGTCCGACCGATAGGCGCCGGTGAGCACGGTGGTGGTCATGCGGGCGAGCTCGGCGGGGCCGGGCGGCTCCACCACGCCGGCGACGGCCCGGGAGACCTGCGCCTCGCGTCCGGCTCGGAACCAGGCGGCCCAGCGTTCGCCGTCACGCAGCGTGGCCTCGTGCAGGGCGTAGAGCCGCCACAGCGCGCCGGCCAGGGAGACCGGCGGGGCGTCGGACCACAGCTCGGCGAGGGTGTCGATGCCGACCTCCTGGACGAGCCCGACCAGGCGGGCGACGACCTCCGGGTCCTCGTGGTCGCGGCCGCCGGCGACGAGCGCGTGGGCCAGCCGGGACGCGGCGGCGGCGACCTCCTGGGGGTCCTGCCCGCCGGCGAAGCGGGCAAGCTCGTCGGGGGTGGAGACGCGGGGACGGTGGTGGCGGTGCAGGCCGGCCGCCGTGGAGCTGGCGCCGCGACCGGCGGCAGAGCGGTGGACGGCCATGATGCGCTCCTTCCGGACGTGCTGCTGACGGGTGCGCAGCGCACCCTATCGCGAGCGCGCGGGCCGGCGATGAGGGGCGGAGCGGGCCTCGAGAGCGCAGGCCCTGCACGCGGCCGGGGCCGGGCTCTGCCTGCGGTAGAATCACCGTGCTTCGCGACATGAGCGTGGAGC
Proteins encoded in this region:
- the pstB gene encoding phosphate ABC transporter ATP-binding protein PstB — protein: MSKRIQAIDVDVFYGKFKAVEGVNIDIAPRSVTAFIGPSGCGKTTFLRSINRMHEVLPNAHVDGQLLLDGEDIYAKGVDPVTVRSQIGMVFQRPNPFPTMSIRDNVLAGYKLNGTRLNKSDSDAIVERSLRGANLWNEVKDRLDKPGSGLSGGQQQRLCIARTVAVSPDIILMDEPCSALDPISTLAVEDLINEMKEEYTVIIVTHNMQQAARVADKTAFFNIQGVGEPGKLIEYDATTNIFNNPSNQQTEDYVSGRFG
- a CDS encoding inorganic phosphate transporter — translated: MPADLGSALGLGAAFLVVCALSLVTAFTDAPNAVALAARFRALTPRIAVQTAALMNLLGVIVGTVLLTYNVRFFFQAHGHGVVGLLVLTVGVLVAALWGLLLWWRRVPGSTTHAMLAGLWGASFAAHVSAGVGDPASMGPQMREQLVFGLLLTPVLALLSARLLVPPIVRLGSTGSTVRVQRRARISLSIASSATAFGHGIQSGQRIGLLWGTAVLAADSLHHDVPSDLPLDETVVWAPLLAFAVCSAFGFLGGSWRIGRTMTERLVSLDPLRAAVASASAAGWLFFGSILLHVPISSTHTTVASTVGAGQDQRFHSVRWGQVFRVAGWWLATPAVCLGAAFGLTGLALAFT